In Bdellovibrio bacteriovorus, the following are encoded in one genomic region:
- a CDS encoding helix-turn-helix domain-containing protein, with translation MDSKNQLGNFLKEKRSAAGLSQADVAKKLGYSTSQFISNWERGLSTPPVSVLKILADMYEINPDSMLKAVLDSTIARVTINLKRKFYGKKVV, from the coding sequence ATGGACTCAAAGAATCAGCTTGGTAACTTTTTAAAAGAAAAACGTTCCGCAGCCGGCCTATCTCAAGCCGACGTCGCAAAGAAGTTGGGATATTCAACATCTCAATTCATCTCTAACTGGGAACGCGGCCTATCAACTCCCCCGGTTTCCGTATTAAAAATTCTGGCAGACATGTACGAAATCAATCCTGACAGTATGCTGAAGGCGGTTCTTGATTCGACCATTGCTCGCGTAACAATTAACTTGAAGCGCAAGTTTTACGGAAAAAAAGTCGTTTAG
- a CDS encoding helix-turn-helix transcriptional regulator: MNHTLGTFLYDKRIASGLTQSQVAKELGYGTSQFISNWERGISAPPIVAIVTLCRLYSVSQEELFELIVKSSLERTEASLRAEFQAKVKSK, from the coding sequence ATGAATCATACACTCGGAACGTTTTTATATGATAAGCGCATCGCCTCTGGATTGACTCAAAGCCAAGTCGCAAAAGAGCTTGGATATGGGACCTCTCAGTTTATTTCTAACTGGGAGCGCGGAATTTCCGCACCACCCATTGTGGCGATTGTGACATTATGTCGTCTGTATTCTGTCTCTCAAGAAGAACTTTTTGAGTTGATCGTCAAAAGTTCTTTGGAAAGAACTGAAGCCAGCTTGCGTGCAGAGTTTCAGGCGAAAGTGAAATCAAAATGA
- a CDS encoding iron-containing redox enzyme family protein — MNVSEKYHSIINDLAAVQKYPWHDRDFYAAWLAQTYYYSSMSCNVLLMGAAKCGPKQAPMQRRLSKHSTEERGHEILALRDLTDMGFKPEQIGEFPVTTALYAVQLYKLQNVSVEPLMGWILPLEGIAVEFGKAIREQVAKANYPTRFLDIHVDEDPDHVESAFKTAETLDPDKLADTMKNMEMTRDFYLGILDDCQKYAQRKKSNPTAKAS; from the coding sequence ATGAATGTTTCTGAAAAATACCACTCAATCATCAATGATCTGGCTGCCGTACAAAAGTATCCTTGGCATGATCGAGATTTTTATGCCGCATGGTTGGCCCAAACCTATTACTACTCATCCATGAGCTGTAATGTTTTGTTAATGGGCGCGGCAAAGTGTGGCCCTAAGCAAGCACCGATGCAAAGACGCCTTTCAAAACACTCTACCGAAGAAAGAGGTCATGAAATTCTAGCACTTCGCGACCTGACGGATATGGGCTTTAAACCAGAACAAATTGGCGAATTCCCGGTGACCACCGCGCTGTACGCCGTTCAACTTTACAAACTGCAAAACGTGTCGGTCGAACCTTTAATGGGTTGGATTTTACCTTTAGAAGGTATTGCGGTGGAGTTCGGTAAAGCTATTCGTGAACAAGTGGCGAAAGCCAACTACCCGACTCGCTTTTTGGATATTCATGTCGATGAAGACCCAGATCACGTTGAAAGTGCATTTAAGACGGCAGAGACTTTGGATCCAGATAAATTGGCAGACACTATGAAAAATATGGAAATGACCCGAGATTTTTATTTAGGCATTTTAGATGACTGTCAGAAGTATGCTCAAAGAAAAAAATCAAATCCGACAGCCAAAGCTTCTTAA
- a CDS encoding fatty acid desaturase family protein: MSALPKTTPVAEHASSVNSHVIQLSKLSFVQGIKPLVFDWATIGCAMLVANQFSSLWTYIIAAIVIASRQHALLVLSHEGAHFRLAKSHALNNFISDTFAAFPIFFCTTTYRAHHLKHHRYLNTMQDPDWARKASLPEWTFPQTRMQLWKTMFKILITGWFKMILLFASLSGVFSKNTYTSKSALLLLGKKILFYSTVAVVTYSLHLGYELFVYWIVPYLVVMPVIERIRSISEHFALSYKDDFNQTRDILCSPLEAFLFGPHHIRYHLSHHLYPSVPQYNLPKLHHELLQTPEFAASAHQNDAYFFFGEKTLLEDLTKKSGSHHE, from the coding sequence ATGAGTGCATTACCAAAGACAACGCCCGTTGCCGAACACGCATCGTCAGTCAACTCTCACGTGATTCAACTTTCGAAACTTTCTTTCGTCCAAGGCATCAAGCCCTTGGTATTTGATTGGGCGACCATCGGTTGCGCGATGCTTGTGGCAAACCAATTTTCATCGCTGTGGACCTATATTATCGCCGCAATCGTCATCGCCTCAAGACAGCACGCTTTATTAGTGTTGTCCCATGAAGGAGCGCATTTTCGCCTCGCAAAAAGTCATGCACTCAATAATTTCATTTCTGACACCTTTGCCGCGTTCCCCATCTTCTTTTGTACAACCACTTATCGCGCCCATCATTTAAAACATCACCGTTACTTAAATACGATGCAAGATCCCGATTGGGCCCGAAAAGCCTCATTGCCCGAATGGACCTTCCCGCAAACACGCATGCAACTTTGGAAAACCATGTTTAAGATTTTGATCACTGGCTGGTTCAAAATGATCCTGCTCTTTGCCTCGTTGTCCGGTGTTTTCTCTAAAAACACTTACACTTCCAAGTCGGCCCTCCTGTTGCTGGGAAAGAAAATTCTTTTTTACAGCACCGTAGCGGTCGTGACTTATAGCTTGCACCTTGGTTATGAGCTTTTCGTGTACTGGATTGTACCGTACCTAGTTGTGATGCCGGTGATCGAACGTATTCGAAGTATCTCCGAACACTTTGCCTTGTCTTATAAAGATGACTTTAATCAAACCCGCGATATCTTATGTTCGCCACTGGAAGCTTTCTTATTTGGCCCCCACCACATTCGTTATCACCTCAGTCACCACCTGTATCCTTCAGTCCCTCAATACAATCTACCTAAGCTGCATCATGAGCTTTTACAAACACCGGAATTTGCGGCCTCAGCCCATCAAAACGATGCTTACTTTTTTTTCGGAGAAAAAACCTTGTTAGAAGACCTTACAAAAAAAAGCGGGAGTCATCATGAGTGA
- a CDS encoding GFA family protein: MKLEKTHPGSCHCKAIKFEVDLPQGLVDPKRCNCSFCRRRGTIVAATPQKGFRLLSGDERLSVYEFNTRTAKHFFCSICGIHTHNISRTNPDQIRFNIACLEGLNPFELGEVPVSDGVNHPADRLKE; this comes from the coding sequence ATGAAGTTAGAAAAGACCCATCCCGGAAGTTGTCATTGTAAAGCCATCAAGTTTGAGGTCGACTTGCCTCAAGGGCTTGTGGATCCGAAACGCTGCAACTGTTCATTTTGTCGTCGTCGAGGTACCATCGTGGCGGCGACACCTCAAAAAGGTTTTCGGTTGCTCAGTGGGGACGAGAGGCTCAGCGTTTACGAGTTTAACACCCGTACAGCAAAACACTTTTTTTGTTCCATATGTGGGATTCACACTCACAATATAAGTCGCACCAACCCGGATCAAATTCGCTTTAACATCGCCTGTCTTGAAGGCCTGAATCCTTTTGAACTGGGTGAAGTGCCAGTCTCTGACGGTGTCAATCATCCGGCCGATAGATTGAAGGAATAA
- the mutM gene encoding bifunctional DNA-formamidopyrimidine glycosylase/DNA-(apurinic or apyrimidinic site) lyase, with protein sequence MPELPEVEVVKNGLQEILKHQPTLEKVELTRKDLREPMPARALKKLEGEKLLSVERRAKYLLLWTPQGAMISHLGMTGTWRVAPKGEERDHDHIYLHFSGGLRLAYRDPRRFGVFDFTKEPSTHAKFKDLGPEPLSEEFTGAELWNRLRNKQVSLKVAIMDQKIVVGVGNIYASEALYAAGIRPTTVAKKLTREKADLLVLEIKKILTLSIEKGGSSISDFAQASGESGYFQNTFKVYDRAGDKCVACSAKIKSQVLGGRNTFWCSICQK encoded by the coding sequence ATGCCAGAGCTTCCCGAGGTGGAGGTCGTTAAAAACGGCCTTCAGGAAATTCTAAAACATCAACCCACGTTAGAAAAAGTTGAGCTCACGCGCAAAGATTTGCGCGAGCCTATGCCAGCACGCGCACTTAAAAAACTGGAAGGTGAAAAACTGCTTTCGGTGGAAAGACGGGCGAAGTACTTGCTTCTCTGGACGCCGCAAGGTGCCATGATATCTCACCTCGGCATGACCGGCACATGGCGTGTCGCGCCAAAAGGGGAGGAAAGAGATCATGATCATATCTATCTTCATTTCTCAGGTGGTTTGCGTTTAGCTTACCGAGACCCTCGTCGCTTCGGCGTTTTTGATTTCACCAAAGAGCCGTCCACGCACGCCAAGTTTAAAGATTTAGGACCGGAGCCTTTAAGTGAGGAGTTCACAGGCGCTGAACTGTGGAATCGCTTAAGAAATAAGCAAGTTTCTTTGAAAGTAGCTATCATGGATCAGAAGATCGTAGTGGGGGTGGGGAACATTTATGCGAGTGAAGCCCTTTATGCGGCGGGCATTCGGCCAACGACTGTTGCAAAAAAGCTCACACGTGAAAAAGCCGATCTGCTGGTGTTAGAGATTAAAAAAATTTTAACTCTTTCGATTGAAAAAGGTGGTTCGTCCATCAGTGATTTTGCCCAAGCAAGTGGCGAGAGTGGATACTTTCAGAATACCTTCAAAGTCTATGACAGAGCGGGAGACAAGTGTGTCGCTTGTTCTGCGAAGATTAAATCCCAAGTCCTTGGCGGTCGAAACACCTTCTGGTGCTCGATTTGTCAGAAATAA
- a CDS encoding acylneuraminate cytidylyltransferase, translated as MKAIVVAALLALSFTTGFTCSKNQPETTTETTTTTETVAPTEAAPAEGTVAPTEAAPAETPAAPAGETH; from the coding sequence ATGAAAGCGATCGTAGTAGCAGCTTTGCTAGCACTTTCTTTCACAACTGGTTTCACTTGCTCTAAAAATCAACCTGAAACTACAACTGAAACTACAACAACTACTGAAACTGTAGCTCCAACTGAAGCGGCTCCTGCTGAAGGCACTGTAGCTCCAACTGAAGCAGCTCCTGCTGAAACTCCAGCAGCTCCAGCTGGCGAAACTCACTAG
- a CDS encoding acyl-CoA dehydrogenase, with product MDFINAYHGYFLECCTWAWVLGSIALLLFVGFFSSPLIVWTIALAVILFGFGAPLWLGIVFAVLAVIFNIPPIRAAVFTSGVFAIFKKFEFLPKISDTEKAALDAGVVWVEKDLFSGKPNFGNLMKEAYPDLTAEEKAFMDGPVNNLCAMIDHWEIYKKREIPQEIWDYIKKEKFLGMIVPKEYGGLGFSALCHSEVIMKISSRSLAVAIQVMVPNSLGPAELLAHYGTDAQKNHWLPRLALGQEIPCFGLTEPTAGSDAGSITSHGVLFKGADGKLQIKLNWNKRWITLAAISSVIGLAFRLRDPENLLGKGEDLGITCALIPSNLPGVVIGRRHDPLNTPFYNCPTQGHDVIVNAEDAIVGGVAGAGRGWGMLMECLAAGRGISLPAQATGGAKLLTRICSAHAVVRRQFGMSIGKFEGIEEPLARIGASTYTLEAMRRYCLGALDKGIKPGVITAMQKYYATEMGRKGINDAMDIMGGAGISMGPRNLISEIYIATPIGITVEGANIMTRTLIIFGQGALRAHPFAYAEVKAYEANDLKAFDAAFSGHIGHIVRNTCRAILLSLSRGYLAATPDCHPQMKVYFRRLSWTSATFALLSDVAMGVLGGTLKAKQKLTGRYADILANMYMATAVLRRFEAEGRREEDLPFVHYSLKNNMAEIQKGFDGIFDNLKIPGIRWFFKGWIGAWSRINSVGSQASDGWSHAIADAMMKEGGIRDRLTDGIYLDKNPNHQMGRLENAFQVSLKADAAEKKIRKAVRDGILPKKKTNMLYDEAKNKNVISADEHKLLQEADGIRYDAILVDDFSEEQYHANKVIR from the coding sequence GTGGATTTTATCAACGCATATCATGGGTATTTTCTAGAGTGCTGCACGTGGGCCTGGGTTCTTGGCTCTATCGCGCTTCTGCTCTTTGTAGGATTCTTCAGCAGCCCGCTGATTGTATGGACCATTGCTTTGGCGGTCATCCTTTTTGGATTCGGAGCGCCCCTGTGGTTGGGGATCGTATTTGCTGTTTTAGCCGTGATCTTTAATATCCCGCCGATTCGTGCCGCCGTTTTCACGTCGGGCGTATTTGCAATTTTTAAAAAATTCGAATTCCTTCCAAAAATTTCGGACACTGAAAAAGCCGCTCTCGATGCGGGTGTGGTGTGGGTGGAAAAAGATCTTTTCTCTGGTAAGCCCAACTTTGGCAACTTGATGAAAGAAGCTTATCCAGATTTAACCGCTGAAGAAAAAGCCTTCATGGACGGTCCGGTTAATAATCTTTGCGCGATGATTGACCACTGGGAGATCTATAAAAAACGCGAAATTCCTCAAGAGATCTGGGACTACATTAAGAAAGAAAAATTCTTAGGCATGATCGTACCTAAAGAGTACGGCGGTCTGGGATTCTCTGCTCTGTGCCATTCTGAAGTGATCATGAAAATCTCGTCTCGCTCTTTAGCGGTTGCGATTCAAGTCATGGTTCCAAACTCACTGGGGCCGGCAGAATTACTTGCTCACTACGGAACCGACGCACAAAAAAATCATTGGTTGCCTCGTTTAGCGCTGGGCCAAGAGATTCCTTGTTTTGGTTTGACCGAGCCTACAGCGGGTTCTGATGCAGGCTCCATCACTTCTCACGGTGTTCTTTTCAAAGGGGCTGATGGGAAGTTGCAAATCAAACTCAACTGGAACAAACGTTGGATCACCCTGGCGGCGATTTCTTCGGTGATTGGTTTGGCGTTCCGTTTGCGCGACCCGGAAAACTTACTGGGTAAAGGTGAGGATCTGGGGATCACGTGCGCCTTGATCCCATCAAACCTTCCGGGTGTGGTGATTGGTCGTCGTCATGATCCTTTAAATACACCTTTTTATAACTGTCCCACTCAAGGTCACGATGTGATCGTGAATGCCGAAGATGCGATCGTGGGCGGTGTTGCTGGCGCGGGTCGTGGTTGGGGTATGTTGATGGAATGTTTGGCGGCAGGTCGTGGTATTTCTTTGCCGGCTCAAGCAACGGGTGGCGCAAAACTTTTAACTCGTATTTGTTCAGCTCATGCGGTGGTTCGCCGTCAGTTCGGTATGTCTATTGGTAAGTTCGAGGGTATCGAAGAGCCTTTGGCACGCATTGGTGCTTCAACTTACACCCTTGAAGCGATGAGAAGATATTGCTTAGGAGCTTTAGATAAAGGTATCAAGCCCGGTGTTATCACGGCGATGCAAAAATACTATGCGACTGAAATGGGTCGTAAAGGTATTAACGACGCGATGGATATCATGGGTGGTGCGGGTATCTCTATGGGACCTCGCAATCTTATTTCTGAAATTTATATCGCGACTCCGATTGGTATCACGGTTGAAGGTGCGAACATTATGACAAGAACTTTGATCATCTTTGGTCAAGGGGCTTTGCGTGCGCATCCGTTTGCGTATGCGGAAGTCAAAGCATACGAAGCCAATGATTTGAAAGCTTTTGATGCGGCTTTCAGTGGTCACATTGGTCACATCGTGCGCAATACCTGCCGCGCGATCCTTTTATCGCTTTCTCGCGGTTACTTAGCGGCGACCCCAGACTGTCATCCACAAATGAAAGTGTACTTCCGTCGTCTTTCTTGGACTTCGGCGACCTTCGCATTGTTGTCTGACGTGGCGATGGGTGTTCTTGGTGGGACATTGAAAGCAAAACAAAAACTGACAGGTCGTTATGCCGATATTCTAGCGAATATGTACATGGCGACAGCGGTTCTTCGTCGTTTTGAAGCTGAAGGTCGTCGTGAAGAAGATCTTCCGTTTGTTCATTACTCTTTAAAAAATAATATGGCTGAAATCCAAAAAGGTTTTGATGGCATTTTCGACAACTTGAAAATCCCTGGAATCCGTTGGTTCTTTAAAGGTTGGATCGGCGCTTGGTCAAGAATCAATTCCGTGGGCTCTCAAGCTTCGGACGGTTGGTCTCATGCGATTGCTGATGCAATGATGAAAGAAGGCGGCATCCGTGATCGTCTGACAGATGGTATTTATTTGGATAAAAATCCAAATCACCAAATGGGTCGTTTGGAAAATGCCTTCCAAGTCAGCTTAAAAGCTGATGCGGCGGAAAAGAAAATCCGCAAAGCGGTTCGCGATGGCATCTTGCCTAAGAAAAAAACGAACATGCTTTACGATGAAGCTAAAAATAAAAACGTTATCAGCGCTGATGAACACAAGCTTCTGCAAGAAGCCGACGGCATCAGATATGATGCGATCTTGGTAGATGATTTCTCGGAAGAGCAGTATCACGCCAACAAGGTCATCCGCTAG
- a CDS encoding J domain-containing protein → MVRNILAFLFCILFSFASLAEKNFYETLGVEKTATQEEIKKAWKALVRQYHPDRYMSDPAAAKEASAKLAVINAAESIIGDAKLRAYYNYFSYEGSQHARWSSLSGNSDVVSLEKRFGPVEKLKTQSAPKMQPSPSAKPKASPPPSASPSPRKEAPPQKPDPAQDAIFVALKDRNISDEQWKKVYQKYITEMPMEKDYERQMILVELFSQETVDWKYEALGRAIILKLDTSEKPLQIALKNFLNMQHPQLLKMGVVLLHYALAKDRTLDLFQLTRADAEAQLIAKLKTPYPHVNERAEAAVKKLKLKVTTGPSASFWIGQLENHDINIRKEALTTLKDFNDFSDHELKEISYQLLKRNAQNVQYEFTEYWMRNLMHLGHEMSDLLTILDKVKDLSPIAEELTEFRRTSTIPDHKGRAKVLEQRALNPINKCSKVFAE, encoded by the coding sequence ATGGTCAGAAACATATTGGCATTCTTATTTTGCATTCTTTTTAGCTTCGCCTCACTTGCAGAGAAGAATTTCTATGAAACTTTGGGCGTAGAAAAAACGGCCACCCAAGAAGAAATCAAAAAAGCTTGGAAGGCTTTGGTGCGCCAGTATCACCCCGATCGTTATATGAGTGACCCCGCGGCGGCCAAAGAGGCTTCCGCCAAGTTAGCCGTGATCAATGCCGCGGAAAGCATTATTGGCGACGCGAAGTTGCGCGCTTATTATAATTATTTTTCTTACGAGGGAAGTCAGCATGCCCGCTGGTCTTCGCTTTCTGGAAATTCGGATGTGGTTTCACTTGAAAAACGCTTTGGCCCCGTTGAAAAATTAAAAACTCAATCGGCGCCCAAGATGCAACCATCGCCTTCGGCAAAGCCAAAAGCTAGCCCTCCCCCCAGCGCAAGCCCCTCTCCGCGGAAAGAGGCACCTCCGCAAAAACCTGATCCTGCGCAAGACGCGATCTTTGTGGCCCTGAAAGACCGAAATATTTCCGATGAACAATGGAAAAAAGTCTATCAAAAGTACATCACCGAAATGCCGATGGAAAAAGACTATGAGCGGCAGATGATTTTAGTCGAGTTGTTTTCTCAAGAGACGGTCGATTGGAAGTACGAAGCTTTGGGTCGCGCGATCATCTTAAAGCTGGACACCTCTGAAAAGCCTTTGCAAATCGCCTTAAAGAACTTTTTAAACATGCAGCATCCACAGCTTTTAAAAATGGGCGTCGTTTTGCTTCACTATGCCCTGGCTAAAGATCGCACTCTGGATCTTTTTCAACTCACTCGCGCTGATGCCGAAGCACAATTAATAGCCAAACTTAAAACGCCGTATCCGCATGTCAACGAGCGCGCGGAAGCGGCCGTAAAAAAATTGAAGCTTAAAGTCACAACCGGCCCAAGTGCTTCATTCTGGATTGGTCAGTTAGAAAACCATGACATTAATATCCGCAAGGAAGCCCTGACGACTTTAAAAGACTTTAACGACTTTAGCGACCATGAACTTAAAGAAATTTCTTATCAGCTTTTAAAGCGAAACGCGCAGAATGTTCAATACGAATTCACCGAATACTGGATGCGAAACCTTATGCATCTGGGGCATGAAATGAGCGACTTGCTAACAATTTTAGACAAAGTGAAAGATCTTTCACCCATTGCTGAGGAACTGACAGAATTCCGCAGAACATCCACCATTCCCGACCACAAGGGCCGTGCTAAAGTCTTAGAACAGCGAGCGCTGAATCCCATTAATAAATGCAGCAAGGTGTTTGCAGAATAA
- a CDS encoding hemolysin family protein — protein MTELLVVLICLFINMLLSGSEMAFVTVSKTQLKRLAPKQRSARLLMQLKSNPERTLSVIQIGITLVGAIAAAVGGAGAEEAFGPYLIRNFGLSEATAEGVAIAMVVLPISYLNVVVGELVPKTIALRNPLTVALVAAQGLYIAEKILSPAVTVLEKSTNILVKLLSFGSIKDATAHGNDIAIDDLPHQTKQYVVNLVSADKKVARDIMIPWEEAIFIRKGDTADDVETIITNSRHTRLPVLDENDVVGMINTKEFLAARRYGATEWESLVRPILKFKSFEPVFKILLKMQEQKSHIAVIYDRLNYVGLCSMEDIFEEIIGDIFDEDDDGLIKKILAAKGRRRP, from the coding sequence GTGACTGAATTATTAGTCGTTCTTATCTGTTTGTTCATTAATATGCTGCTTTCAGGCTCTGAAATGGCCTTTGTGACCGTCAGTAAGACTCAGTTAAAGCGCCTCGCCCCCAAGCAAAGATCCGCACGCCTGTTGATGCAGCTTAAAAGCAATCCCGAGCGCACTCTTTCGGTGATTCAGATTGGTATCACCTTGGTGGGCGCGATTGCGGCCGCGGTCGGTGGTGCCGGCGCGGAAGAGGCTTTCGGACCTTATTTGATCCGTAACTTTGGGCTTTCTGAAGCCACCGCGGAAGGTGTGGCCATCGCGATGGTGGTCTTGCCGATTTCTTATTTAAACGTCGTGGTGGGAGAACTGGTCCCTAAAACCATCGCCCTTCGAAATCCATTGACCGTAGCACTGGTCGCCGCTCAAGGACTTTATATTGCGGAAAAGATCTTATCGCCTGCAGTCACGGTCTTAGAAAAGTCGACAAACATCCTGGTAAAGCTTTTAAGTTTTGGTTCAATCAAAGATGCGACTGCTCATGGGAATGACATTGCCATTGATGACTTGCCTCACCAAACCAAGCAGTACGTGGTGAACCTTGTCAGCGCGGATAAAAAAGTCGCCCGCGACATCATGATCCCGTGGGAAGAAGCTATCTTTATTCGTAAAGGCGACACCGCTGATGATGTCGAAACCATCATCACCAATTCTCGCCACACACGCCTGCCCGTTTTAGATGAAAACGACGTGGTCGGCATGATCAACACCAAAGAGTTCTTAGCGGCCCGCCGGTATGGAGCCACTGAGTGGGAGTCTTTAGTTCGACCCATTTTAAAATTTAAATCTTTTGAACCGGTCTTTAAGATTTTATTAAAGATGCAAGAACAAAAGTCCCATATCGCGGTTATTTATGATCGTTTGAATTATGTGGGATTGTGTTCGATGGAAGATATCTTTGAAGAAATCATCGGCGATATTTTCGATGAAGACGATGATGGATTGATTAAAAAGATCTTGGCGGCCAAGGGACGTCGGCGACCTTAA
- a CDS encoding response regulator, whose translation MVIETSSALEKQQHQPRVLVIDDSLDSVKLMSHILDHYKCDVTMAFDGQDAIPLLINRQFDLVILDWQMPQMGGRETLLLMDRLMHESKTHKNKRPIPVVIYTGHSEEELELPLVRHFSYMGFINKRQAFSSMLRSFNFILRAI comes from the coding sequence ATGGTTATTGAAACCTCTTCTGCATTAGAAAAACAACAACATCAACCGCGAGTGCTTGTCATTGACGACAGTTTAGATTCGGTAAAACTGATGTCCCACATTTTGGATCACTATAAATGTGACGTCACAATGGCCTTTGACGGTCAAGACGCGATCCCCTTGTTGATCAACCGACAATTTGATTTAGTGATTTTAGACTGGCAGATGCCACAAATGGGTGGACGAGAAACATTGTTGTTAATGGATCGTCTTATGCATGAAAGCAAAACCCATAAAAACAAGCGACCTATTCCGGTAGTGATATATACTGGTCACAGCGAAGAAGAGCTGGAGTTGCCGCTTGTGCGCCACTTTAGCTACATGGGTTTCATCAACAAACGCCAGGCATTTAGTTCCATGCTTCGTTCTTTTAATTTTATTTTGCGTGCGATCTAG
- a CDS encoding Rnase Y domain-containing protein, with amino-acid sequence MLEVNLITIIITALIALAAGAFGGLALHKVMRARTIRHAREEADEVLDEAKEAVELRALEEQERIQEIEMELWTKVEPEMLKVEGRIEDLQEVAAEKKSKADSIAHEEKKKLQEREADVKKQEQALKTQEASLTRIKEAQKSLNQDLVQRLTTKLNTSAEEFKTQLKNQMEEDSKKRAARFIQESEEDVKEHAETRAKKILSLVIDRFARPYCAERGIGAVNFPDNHVRKLFCDPAGNNIKAVQDSCGCDIIVEDGMDMVGVAGFDPVRRELTRRTLERIFKEKKNINPDFIRKIAENQKKELFKNIKHDGDALAKELKLEGLNAEVRQMMGSLRYRYSFTQNQYFHCGEVGWLAGLMAAEIGVDIKKARRVGMLHDIGKSMDHSIEGGHAVIGADFIAARGEAADVVHAVKAHHFDEQPSSDHAFLVIAADAVSGARPGARRSTIESYNQKVSELQDIARSFPGVTDCFVLSGGRECRVMVNGRKVNDEQSLELSKKIAARVEEECNYPGQIKVVVVRETIVTEQTRKELA; translated from the coding sequence ATGTTAGAAGTTAATTTGATTACGATTATCATCACAGCCCTCATCGCGCTTGCGGCCGGTGCATTTGGTGGACTTGCTTTGCACAAAGTAATGCGCGCTCGCACGATTCGTCATGCTCGCGAAGAAGCCGATGAAGTTTTAGATGAAGCCAAAGAAGCCGTTGAACTGCGCGCGCTTGAAGAACAAGAGCGCATTCAAGAAATCGAAATGGAGCTGTGGACGAAAGTAGAACCTGAGATGTTAAAAGTCGAAGGTCGCATCGAGGATCTGCAAGAAGTTGCGGCCGAGAAAAAGTCAAAGGCCGATTCCATTGCCCATGAAGAAAAAAAGAAACTGCAAGAGCGTGAAGCCGACGTAAAAAAACAAGAACAAGCTTTAAAAACTCAAGAAGCTTCTTTGACTCGTATCAAAGAGGCACAGAAATCTTTAAACCAAGACTTGGTGCAAAGGTTGACGACGAAGCTAAACACCTCGGCCGAAGAATTTAAAACTCAGTTGAAAAATCAGATGGAAGAGGACTCTAAAAAACGCGCTGCGCGCTTTATTCAAGAATCCGAAGAAGACGTCAAAGAGCACGCCGAAACGCGGGCGAAAAAAATCTTAAGCCTGGTGATTGATCGTTTTGCTAGACCTTACTGCGCTGAGCGCGGGATTGGGGCGGTGAATTTTCCCGACAATCACGTCCGAAAACTTTTCTGTGATCCTGCTGGCAATAATATCAAAGCCGTTCAAGACTCTTGCGGTTGTGATATCATCGTTGAAGACGGCATGGACATGGTGGGAGTTGCCGGATTTGACCCTGTTCGCCGGGAACTGACTCGTCGAACTTTAGAGCGCATCTTTAAAGAAAAGAAAAACATCAATCCTGATTTCATCAGAAAGATCGCCGAAAATCAGAAAAAAGAACTTTTCAAAAACATCAAACACGATGGCGATGCTTTAGCGAAAGAATTAAAATTGGAAGGACTCAACGCCGAAGTTCGCCAGATGATGGGATCTTTGCGCTATCGTTACTCATTCACTCAAAACCAATACTTCCACTGTGGCGAAGTCGGCTGGCTTGCCGGCCTTATGGCGGCTGAAATTGGTGTCGACATTAAAAAAGCCCGCCGCGTGGGAATGCTTCACGATATCGGTAAATCCATGGACCACTCTATTGAAGGGGGCCATGCAGTGATCGGGGCGGACTTTATCGCCGCTCGCGGCGAAGCTGCGGACGTTGTTCATGCCGTTAAAGCCCATCACTTTGATGAGCAGCCCAGCAGTGATCATGCTTTCTTAGTGATTGCCGCAGATGCAGTTTCGGGGGCTCGCCCGGGGGCACGTCGTTCGACAATTGAATCTTACAATCAGAAGGTGTCGGAGCTGCAAGATATCGCTCGCAGCTTCCCAGGAGTGACAGATTGCTTTGTCTTGAGTGGGGGCCGTGAATGTCGAGTCATGGTGAATGGCAGAAAAGTGAATGACGAACAATCACTGGAATTGTCGAAAAAAATAGCGGCCCGCGTCGAGGAAGAGTGTAATTATCCGGGACAAATTAAGGTGGTCGTAGTTCGCGAAACTATTGTAACTGAACAAACCCGCAAGGAACTTGCCTAA